The proteins below are encoded in one region of Apium graveolens cultivar Ventura chromosome 4, ASM990537v1, whole genome shotgun sequence:
- the LOC141719514 gene encoding uncharacterized protein LOC141719514 isoform X2 yields MASSGSRCGFSVILWTLIGFLIMLHLHYMVKHRTVQAGGDIQLHSIYHPVFRELEEVEEEYIKVPPPRKRSPRAEKRKPRRPTTLIDEFLDESSQIRHIFFPYSKTAIDPRKDAGNTSFYYYPGRIWLDTDGNPIQAHGGGILYDEVTRTYYWYGEYKDGPTYHAHKRGAARVDIIGVGCYSSKDLWTWKHEGIVLAAEETDENHDLHKSNVLERPKVIFNKQTSKYVMWMHIDDANYTKASVGVAVSDSPIGPFEYLYSKQPHGFESRDMTVFKDDDGMAYLIYSSDDNSELHIGPLSPNYLDVTHVVVRALVGQRREAPALFKHEGTYYMITSGCSGWAPNEALAHAAGSIYGPWELMGNPCMGGNKVFQLTTFFSQSTFVLPVPGIPGLFIFMADRWNPADLRDSRYVWLPLTIGGAVDRPLDYNFGFPLWSRVSIYWHKKWRLPSMWTAFTGQK; encoded by the exons ATGGCATCATCAG GAAGCAGATGCGGGTTTTCTGTTATCTTATGGACCCTGATTGGATTCCTTATTATGCTTCATCTTCATTACATGGTTAAGCACAGAACTGTCCAAGCTGGTGGAGACATTCAATTGCATTCAATTTACCACCCAGTATTCCGGGAACTCGAAGAGGTTGAAGAGGAGTATATCAAAGTGCCCCCTCCTAGAAAAAGGTCCCCACGTGCAGAGAAACGGAAGCCTAGGCGCCCAACAACTCTGATTGATGAATTTCTTGATGAGTCTTCCCAGATTAGGCACATATTCTTTCCCTATTCGAAAACTGCCATAGATCCAAGGAAGGATGCTGGCAATACTAGCTTTTACTATTATCCTGGAAGAATATGGTTAGATACTGATGGAAATCCTATTCAAGCTCATGGAGGTGGTATTCTGTATGACGAAGTAACTAGGACATACTATTGGTATGGAGAATATAAAGATGGCCCCACTTACCATGCTCATAAGAGGGGAGCAGCACGG GTCGATATTATTGGTGTTGGTTGCTATTCTTCAAAGGATCTGTGGACATGGAAACATGAGGGTATAGTACTGGCAGCGGAAGAAACAGATGAGAACCATGATCTTCACAAATCCAATGTACTGGAGAGGCCAAAGGTTATCTTTAATAAGCAGACAAGTAAATACGTGATGTGGATGCATATTGATGATGCCAACTATACTAAAGCCTCGGTTGGTGTTGCTGTCAGTGATTCACCTATTGGTCCATTTGAATATCTTTACAGCAAACAGCCCCATGGATTTGAAAGCAGGGACATGACAGTTTTTAAAGATGACGATGGCATGGCTTATCTCATATACTCCTCTGATGACAATAGTGAGCTCCATATTGGACCCCTTAGTCCAAATTACCTCGATGTGACACATGTTGTGGTAAGGGCTCTTGTTGGGCAACGGCGAGAAGCACCAGCGCTCTTCAAGCACGAAGGAACTTATTACATGATCACATCAGGATGCAGTGGTTGGGCACCAAACGAAGCGCTTGCTCATGCAGCAGGATCAATTTATGGGCCTTGGGAACTTATGGGAAATCCCTGCATGGGAGGTAACAAAGTTTTTCAGCTCACCACATTCTTTTCTCAGAGCACATTTGTGCTCCCTGTTCCAGGGATTCCTGGTTTATTTATATTCATGGCCGATCGTTGGAATCCCGCTGACTTGAGGGATTCTAGATATGTTTGGTTACCGCTAACAATCGGTGGAGCAGTGGATAGACCTCTTGACTATAATTTTGGGTTCCCATTATGGTCCAGAGTGTCCATCTATTGGCACAAAAAATGGAGGCTACCTTCCATGTGGACTGCATTCACTGGACAAAAATGA
- the LOC141719514 gene encoding uncharacterized protein LOC141719514 isoform X1, with product MLKIYTRTTIMKMRNKFRKPTTLRCDAGSRCGFSVILWTLIGFLIMLHLHYMVKHRTVQAGGDIQLHSIYHPVFRELEEVEEEYIKVPPPRKRSPRAEKRKPRRPTTLIDEFLDESSQIRHIFFPYSKTAIDPRKDAGNTSFYYYPGRIWLDTDGNPIQAHGGGILYDEVTRTYYWYGEYKDGPTYHAHKRGAARVDIIGVGCYSSKDLWTWKHEGIVLAAEETDENHDLHKSNVLERPKVIFNKQTSKYVMWMHIDDANYTKASVGVAVSDSPIGPFEYLYSKQPHGFESRDMTVFKDDDGMAYLIYSSDDNSELHIGPLSPNYLDVTHVVVRALVGQRREAPALFKHEGTYYMITSGCSGWAPNEALAHAAGSIYGPWELMGNPCMGGNKVFQLTTFFSQSTFVLPVPGIPGLFIFMADRWNPADLRDSRYVWLPLTIGGAVDRPLDYNFGFPLWSRVSIYWHKKWRLPSMWTAFTGQK from the exons ATGCTGAAGATATATACCAGAACCACCATTATGAAGATGAGGAACAAATTCCGGAAACCAACTACTTTACGTTGCGATGCAGGAAGCAGATGCGGGTTTTCTGTTATCTTATGGACCCTGATTGGATTCCTTATTATGCTTCATCTTCATTACATGGTTAAGCACAGAACTGTCCAAGCTGGTGGAGACATTCAATTGCATTCAATTTACCACCCAGTATTCCGGGAACTCGAAGAGGTTGAAGAGGAGTATATCAAAGTGCCCCCTCCTAGAAAAAGGTCCCCACGTGCAGAGAAACGGAAGCCTAGGCGCCCAACAACTCTGATTGATGAATTTCTTGATGAGTCTTCCCAGATTAGGCACATATTCTTTCCCTATTCGAAAACTGCCATAGATCCAAGGAAGGATGCTGGCAATACTAGCTTTTACTATTATCCTGGAAGAATATGGTTAGATACTGATGGAAATCCTATTCAAGCTCATGGAGGTGGTATTCTGTATGACGAAGTAACTAGGACATACTATTGGTATGGAGAATATAAAGATGGCCCCACTTACCATGCTCATAAGAGGGGAGCAGCACGG GTCGATATTATTGGTGTTGGTTGCTATTCTTCAAAGGATCTGTGGACATGGAAACATGAGGGTATAGTACTGGCAGCGGAAGAAACAGATGAGAACCATGATCTTCACAAATCCAATGTACTGGAGAGGCCAAAGGTTATCTTTAATAAGCAGACAAGTAAATACGTGATGTGGATGCATATTGATGATGCCAACTATACTAAAGCCTCGGTTGGTGTTGCTGTCAGTGATTCACCTATTGGTCCATTTGAATATCTTTACAGCAAACAGCCCCATGGATTTGAAAGCAGGGACATGACAGTTTTTAAAGATGACGATGGCATGGCTTATCTCATATACTCCTCTGATGACAATAGTGAGCTCCATATTGGACCCCTTAGTCCAAATTACCTCGATGTGACACATGTTGTGGTAAGGGCTCTTGTTGGGCAACGGCGAGAAGCACCAGCGCTCTTCAAGCACGAAGGAACTTATTACATGATCACATCAGGATGCAGTGGTTGGGCACCAAACGAAGCGCTTGCTCATGCAGCAGGATCAATTTATGGGCCTTGGGAACTTATGGGAAATCCCTGCATGGGAGGTAACAAAGTTTTTCAGCTCACCACATTCTTTTCTCAGAGCACATTTGTGCTCCCTGTTCCAGGGATTCCTGGTTTATTTATATTCATGGCCGATCGTTGGAATCCCGCTGACTTGAGGGATTCTAGATATGTTTGGTTACCGCTAACAATCGGTGGAGCAGTGGATAGACCTCTTGACTATAATTTTGGGTTCCCATTATGGTCCAGAGTGTCCATCTATTGGCACAAAAAATGGAGGCTACCTTCCATGTGGACTGCATTCACTGGACAAAAATGA